From Nerophis lumbriciformis linkage group LG09, RoL_Nlum_v2.1, whole genome shotgun sequence, one genomic window encodes:
- the LOC133607360 gene encoding wee1-like protein kinase 1-B isoform X3 produces MFMGKKNNLFFDDKVGDLQASMSSHSRRWRDSQSFCKKLNFDKVTVMDSPQLMDAGAFEQLLDPKKRYGEDDKEGQWGEESFSSPSQLMSPNSALFSTCTPSRRKGPLLHPASPERSDGSSAPIPACPETPPHKTPSKLQRLDTPHKPKSLQSPKRTSSSMRGYIFNDVKSATMSFKESITGTHPMPLVNFNPFSPDSLLIQSATQQGSNGKRVHWNVSSGGEDLETGDAKEHEEIMPASKSITMMQSNMMASRYDSEFLELEEIGCGQFGTVFKCVKRLDGCIYAIKHSKKPLTGAVEKQKALQEVYAHAVLHQHPHVVHYYSAWVEDGHMFIQNEYCNGGTLSDVITDNAKRLRHLTELELKDLLLQVVRGLKHIHSMSLVHMDIKPSNIFICCKSIINCDEDNLNSKAVYKIGDLGHVTRANNSLVEEGDCRYLANEVFQQDYTDLAKADVFALALTVISASGAQPLANNGDAWHEIRLGKLPDIPQVLLLEFVSLLKGASECSAGQKHR; encoded by the exons AtgtttatggggaaaaaaaacaacttgtttttcgaCGACAAAGTAGGAGACTTACAAGCTAGCATGTCGAGTCACAGCCGCCGTTGGAGAGACTCTCAGTCCTTCTGCAAGAAGTTAAACTTTGACAAGGTGACAGTAATGGACTCCCCGCAGCTGATGGACGCCGGCGCCTTCGAACAACTGTTGGATCCCAAGAAGCGCTACGGTGAGGACGACAAGGAGGGACAGTGGGGCGAGGAGAGCTTCAGTTCCCCGTCCCAATTGATGTCCCCGAACTCGGCTCTCTTCTCCACCTGCACGCCCTCCCGGAGGAAAGGTCCGTTGTTACACCCAGCTTCACCGGAGCGGTCAGACGGATCCAGCGCTCCCATCCCCGCCTGCCCGGAAACACCTCCGCATAAAACCCCTAGTAAACTGCAACGTTTGGACACGCCGCATAAACCAAAG AGCCTTCAGTCCCCAAAGAGGACCTCGTCCAGCATGAGGGGTTACATCTTCAATGATGTGAAGTCTGCAACAATGTCCTTCAAAGAAAGCATCACCGGGACACATCCAATGCCTCTGGTCAACTTTAACCCTTTCTCTCCCGACTCCCTGCTCATCCAGTCGGCCACGCAGCAGGGCAGCAACGGGAAACGAGTGCACTGGAACGT TTCCAGTGGTGGTGAAGACTTAGAGACAGGTGACGCTAAGGAACATGAGGAAATCATGCCAGCATCCAAG AGCATTACCATGATGCAGAGCAACATGATGGCATCTCGCTACGACTCAGAGTTCCTGGAGCTGGAAGAGATCGGCTGTGGCCAGTTTGGCACAGTGTTCAAGTGTGTAAAGAGACTAGACGGATGCATCTACGCCATCAAGCACTCCAAGAAGCCTCTCACCGGAGCAGTGGAGAA ACAGAAAGCGTTGCAGGAAGTGTACGCCCACGCTGTGCTGCACCAGCACCCCCACGTGGTGCATTACTACTCTGCATGGGTCGAGGACGGCCACATGTTCATCCAGAACGAGTACTGCAATGGCGGCACCCTGTCCGACGTCATCACCGACAATGCCAAGCGCCTCCGCCACCTGACGGAACTCGAACTTAAGGATCTACTGCTGCAGGTCGTCCGCGGCCTTAAGCACATCCACTCCATGTCGCTGGTGCACATGGACATCAAGCCAA GCAACATCTTCATCTGTTGCAAGTCTATCATCAACTGTGACGAGGACAACCTAAACAGCAAAGCTGTCtacaaaatag GAGATCTTGGTCATGTGACACGAGCCAACAATTCTCTGGTGGAAGAAGGAGACTGTCGCTATCTGGCCAACGAAGTTTTCCAACAG GACTATACTGATCTGGCCAAGGCAGATGTATTTGCCCTCGCTCTCACCGTCATCAGCGCCTCAGGGGCGCAGCCTTTGGCCAACAATGGCGACGCGTGGCATGAAATCCGCCTTGGGAAACTGCCCGACATCCCCCAAGTGCTCTTGCTGGAGTTTGTCAGCCTGCTCAAG
- the LOC133607360 gene encoding wee1-like protein kinase 1-B isoform X2: MFMGKKNNLFFDDKVGDLQASMSSHSRRWRDSQSFCKKLNFDKVTVMDSPQLMDAGAFEQLLDPKKRYGEDDKEGQWGEESFSSPSQLMSPNSALFSTCTPSRRKGPLLHPASPERSDGSSAPIPACPETPPHKTPSKLQRLDTPHKPKSLQSPKRTSSSMRGYIFNDVKSATMSFKESITGTHPMPLVNFNPFSPDSLLIQSATQQGSNGKRVHWNVSSGGEDLETGDAKEHEEIMPASKSITMMQSNMMASRYDSEFLELEEIGCGQFGTVFKCVKRLDGCIYAIKHSKKPLTGAVEKQKALQEVYAHAVLHQHPHVVHYYSAWVEDGHMFIQNEYCNGGTLSDVITDNAKRLRHLTELELKDLLLQVVRGLKHIHSMSLVHMDIKPSNIFICCKSIINCDEDNLNSKAVYKIGDLGHVTRANNSLVEEGDCRYLANEVFQQDYTDLAKADVFALALTVISASGAQPLANNGDAWHEIRLGKLPDIPQVLLLEFVSLLKLLRQRRCLHGLSRHGPGDAGGVSGWLEEV; the protein is encoded by the exons AtgtttatggggaaaaaaaacaacttgtttttcgaCGACAAAGTAGGAGACTTACAAGCTAGCATGTCGAGTCACAGCCGCCGTTGGAGAGACTCTCAGTCCTTCTGCAAGAAGTTAAACTTTGACAAGGTGACAGTAATGGACTCCCCGCAGCTGATGGACGCCGGCGCCTTCGAACAACTGTTGGATCCCAAGAAGCGCTACGGTGAGGACGACAAGGAGGGACAGTGGGGCGAGGAGAGCTTCAGTTCCCCGTCCCAATTGATGTCCCCGAACTCGGCTCTCTTCTCCACCTGCACGCCCTCCCGGAGGAAAGGTCCGTTGTTACACCCAGCTTCACCGGAGCGGTCAGACGGATCCAGCGCTCCCATCCCCGCCTGCCCGGAAACACCTCCGCATAAAACCCCTAGTAAACTGCAACGTTTGGACACGCCGCATAAACCAAAG AGCCTTCAGTCCCCAAAGAGGACCTCGTCCAGCATGAGGGGTTACATCTTCAATGATGTGAAGTCTGCAACAATGTCCTTCAAAGAAAGCATCACCGGGACACATCCAATGCCTCTGGTCAACTTTAACCCTTTCTCTCCCGACTCCCTGCTCATCCAGTCGGCCACGCAGCAGGGCAGCAACGGGAAACGAGTGCACTGGAACGT TTCCAGTGGTGGTGAAGACTTAGAGACAGGTGACGCTAAGGAACATGAGGAAATCATGCCAGCATCCAAG AGCATTACCATGATGCAGAGCAACATGATGGCATCTCGCTACGACTCAGAGTTCCTGGAGCTGGAAGAGATCGGCTGTGGCCAGTTTGGCACAGTGTTCAAGTGTGTAAAGAGACTAGACGGATGCATCTACGCCATCAAGCACTCCAAGAAGCCTCTCACCGGAGCAGTGGAGAA ACAGAAAGCGTTGCAGGAAGTGTACGCCCACGCTGTGCTGCACCAGCACCCCCACGTGGTGCATTACTACTCTGCATGGGTCGAGGACGGCCACATGTTCATCCAGAACGAGTACTGCAATGGCGGCACCCTGTCCGACGTCATCACCGACAATGCCAAGCGCCTCCGCCACCTGACGGAACTCGAACTTAAGGATCTACTGCTGCAGGTCGTCCGCGGCCTTAAGCACATCCACTCCATGTCGCTGGTGCACATGGACATCAAGCCAA GCAACATCTTCATCTGTTGCAAGTCTATCATCAACTGTGACGAGGACAACCTAAACAGCAAAGCTGTCtacaaaatag GAGATCTTGGTCATGTGACACGAGCCAACAATTCTCTGGTGGAAGAAGGAGACTGTCGCTATCTGGCCAACGAAGTTTTCCAACAG GACTATACTGATCTGGCCAAGGCAGATGTATTTGCCCTCGCTCTCACCGTCATCAGCGCCTCAGGGGCGCAGCCTTTGGCCAACAATGGCGACGCGTGGCATGAAATCCGCCTTGGGAAACTGCCCGACATCCCCCAAGTGCTCTTGCTGGAGTTTGTCAGCCTGCTCAAG